The Nitrospinaceae bacterium genome window below encodes:
- a CDS encoding metalloendopeptidase has translation MSTRRLQYTGAYFDGLSARKHEVVLSLSPRQLGVTLPGGRTLDWQYADLRLNSADARGNPPFHLEHVVNTPEGNRLETLSVEDPAFLSDLRAISAVSLHPTLRPASGMKHVFLALAVLAVPIFLYGLWTVVIPKLSDHVAMRVPVSWEEKLGDRILQSLPTILAPSSQPDQEQALNAIARRLLATHPDQPYNIRIYISQLDVINAVAFPGGSILVFQGLLNAAASPEELAGILAHEIQHVTLRHSTRGIIRAMAASTLLTLFTGDMSGTMDVVLNVAGELQGLSFSRDMEREADEKGMDMILAANIDPSGMVRMFEKLQQEEGRLILDAQSQKTGSEDDSESWLEYLSTHPAGKGRVKELKKQVEMSEKKSYTPLLPDIDWKALTHRDMHPKESEEDPSVRQTFF, from the coding sequence ATGAGCACCCGGAGACTGCAATACACCGGCGCCTATTTCGATGGGTTGAGTGCCCGAAAACACGAGGTCGTCCTCAGTTTGTCTCCCCGGCAATTGGGGGTGACGCTTCCCGGCGGCCGGACCCTTGACTGGCAATACGCCGACCTGCGTCTGAATTCAGCGGATGCGCGCGGCAACCCACCGTTTCATTTAGAACACGTGGTAAACACGCCTGAGGGGAATCGGCTGGAGACGCTGTCTGTGGAAGATCCCGCGTTTCTCAGCGACCTCAGAGCGATTTCCGCGGTTTCCCTGCATCCAACCCTGAGACCGGCCAGCGGGATGAAACACGTGTTTCTGGCTCTGGCTGTCCTTGCTGTGCCGATTTTCCTGTATGGATTGTGGACGGTGGTGATTCCGAAATTGTCGGATCACGTGGCCATGCGGGTTCCGGTTTCCTGGGAAGAGAAACTGGGAGACCGAATATTGCAATCCCTGCCAACGATACTGGCGCCTTCCTCTCAGCCGGATCAGGAACAGGCTCTCAATGCCATTGCCCGGCGGCTTTTAGCCACCCATCCGGACCAGCCCTACAACATTCGCATTTATATATCTCAACTTGATGTAATCAACGCTGTGGCCTTTCCGGGAGGGAGTATCCTGGTGTTTCAAGGGTTGCTGAATGCGGCGGCGTCTCCTGAGGAGCTGGCGGGCATCCTGGCCCACGAAATTCAGCATGTGACGCTTCGGCACTCCACCCGGGGGATCATTCGGGCGATGGCCGCAAGCACTCTTTTAACGCTGTTCACCGGAGATATGAGCGGCACGATGGATGTCGTGTTGAATGTGGCGGGTGAGCTTCAAGGGTTGTCCTTTAGCCGCGATATGGAACGGGAAGCGGACGAGAAGGGAATGGATATGATTCTGGCCGCAAACATCGATCCCTCCGGCATGGTCCGTATGTTCGAAAAACTTCAACAGGAGGAGGGACGGTTGATTTTGGATGCACAATCCCAAAAAACCGGTTCGGAAGACGATTCGGAATCCTGGCTGGAGTATCTGTCCACGCATCCTGCGGGGAAGGGCCGGGTGAAGGAATTGAAAAAGCAGGTTGAAATGTCGGAGAAAAAATCATATACCCCTCTTTTACCCGATATCGATTGGAAGGCGCTCACGCACAGGGACATGCACCCCAAAGAGAGTGAGGAAGATCCTTCGGTACGGCAAACTTTTTTTTAG
- a CDS encoding MBL fold hydrolase, translating to MYQVTEICKNGEPLPLRTDGHLRVVFIGTGSAFAKRRRQSNILVIQGDCHVLIDCGTQGPLALSDIGLDVMKVQCYLPTHSHADHIGGLEEVALVNRYGSMDANKSRPEMIILSDYQDNLWSKSLAGGMEYCESKQGRPLQLADFFDILRPTPAEIQGRKYWAYQHGPLEIAIMRTRHFPDSAYSAEESQWCCGVLINQQVWISGDTMIDRDYISRFAEISEVMFHDCQLFQGGIHASYHELMTMPADIRKKMFLYHYGDNWDQPETWVKESDGFTGNPVEDGFLGWTEQQVAFDFF from the coding sequence ATGTATCAGGTGACGGAGATTTGTAAAAACGGCGAGCCTCTTCCCTTGCGGACGGACGGTCATCTGCGCGTGGTTTTTATTGGAACCGGTTCGGCCTTTGCCAAACGACGCCGGCAATCAAACATTCTTGTCATTCAGGGCGATTGTCATGTTCTCATTGATTGCGGGACCCAGGGTCCTTTGGCCCTTTCGGATATTGGACTGGATGTGATGAAGGTCCAGTGCTATTTGCCCACCCATAGTCATGCCGATCATATCGGCGGCCTGGAGGAGGTGGCTCTCGTCAACCGTTACGGCTCAATGGACGCAAATAAATCCAGGCCGGAAATGATCATTCTAAGCGATTACCAGGACAACCTTTGGAGTAAAAGCCTTGCGGGGGGCATGGAATATTGCGAATCGAAACAGGGACGGCCTCTGCAACTGGCGGATTTTTTCGACATCCTCCGGCCCACCCCGGCTGAAATCCAGGGCAGGAAATATTGGGCCTACCAGCACGGTCCCCTTGAAATTGCCATCATGAGAACTCGTCACTTTCCGGACTCGGCGTACAGTGCGGAGGAATCGCAATGGTGTTGTGGGGTGTTGATCAATCAACAGGTGTGGATTTCCGGCGACACCATGATCGATCGCGACTACATCAGCCGGTTCGCGGAGATATCCGAAGTCATGTTTCACGATTGCCAGTTGTTCCAAGGCGGGATTCATGCTTCCTATCACGAGTTGATGACGATGCCGGCAGACATCCGCAAAAAAATGTTTTTATACCACTATGGAGATAATTGGGATCAGCCCGAAACCTGGGTCAAGGAATCTGACGGATTTACCGGCAACCCGGTAGAAGACGGTTTTCTCGGCTGGACGGAACAGCAAGTGGCGTTTGATTTTTTTTGA
- the rfaD gene encoding ADP-L-glycero-D-manno-heptose-6-epimerase, which produces MIVVTGGAGFIGSAIGHALNKREMSKILIVDDVDHPEKEKNLAALKFDGLQGKDAFLQSVRSRSLTSSIEAIIHMGACSSTTETDQEFLRTNNFVYTRELAAFCLEQGTRFIYASSAATYGDGAQGYRDDESQLDVLRPLNLYGGSKHQFDLWARDKGAFDKIVGLKYFNVYGPNEYHKGDMQSLARKGFYQIQETGKMRLFKSYKPEYKDGGQERDFLYIKDAVAMTLFFLDRPKIGGLFNVGSGKARNWNAMARALFSAMDKEPDIEYIEMPASIRDQYQYHTQAEMGKIQKAGYDAPGTSLEDGIQDYVQNYLAPGKRLGE; this is translated from the coding sequence ATGATCGTTGTAACGGGAGGGGCCGGGTTCATCGGCAGTGCGATTGGCCATGCACTCAATAAACGCGAGATGTCCAAAATTCTCATCGTCGACGACGTCGATCATCCGGAGAAAGAAAAAAACCTCGCCGCGTTAAAATTTGATGGTCTTCAAGGTAAAGACGCGTTCCTGCAATCTGTCCGGTCCCGTTCGCTGACTTCTTCCATAGAGGCCATCATCCACATGGGGGCGTGTTCCTCCACCACGGAAACCGATCAGGAATTTTTGAGAACAAATAATTTTGTATACACCCGCGAGCTGGCCGCGTTTTGCCTGGAACAGGGAACCCGTTTCATTTATGCATCAAGCGCCGCGACTTACGGCGATGGCGCCCAAGGTTACCGTGACGATGAATCGCAATTGGATGTACTCCGTCCGCTCAACCTTTACGGGGGGAGCAAGCACCAGTTTGACCTTTGGGCCAGAGACAAAGGCGCGTTTGATAAAATCGTCGGCTTGAAGTACTTCAACGTTTACGGCCCGAACGAATACCACAAGGGTGACATGCAGAGTCTGGCGCGCAAGGGGTTTTATCAGATTCAGGAAACCGGAAAGATGCGGCTGTTTAAATCCTATAAACCCGAATACAAAGACGGCGGGCAGGAGCGGGATTTTCTCTATATCAAGGACGCGGTGGCAATGACCTTATTTTTTCTCGATCGTCCGAAAATCGGCGGGTTGTTCAATGTGGGGTCAGGAAAGGCGAGAAACTGGAACGCCATGGCACGTGCGCTTTTTTCAGCGATGGATAAGGAACCCGATATCGAATACATTGAGATGCCGGCTTCCATCCGCGATCAATATCAATACCACACGCAAGCCGAAATGGGCAAAATCCAAAAAGCCGGTTACGATGCGCCCGGCACTTCTCTTGAAGACGGAATTCAAGACTACGTGCAGAACTATCTCGCCCCAGGAAAACGTTTGGGAGAGTGA
- the zraR gene encoding transcriptional regulatory protein ZraR, translated as MQREAAPRLLQDKPSLKCYDAFMQQKILILDPSRPSVETLRQTLKHQKYEVIAGYTANEGQKRLLEKVFHLALIDEKIVAENGQKFLDNLHRKFPGLPIILLTRQGLSLEIEESAEKSGFHLFPRSRGTPELLELIAEIFKCANAEGGHFDAETWMEKPFQLLGESASIQNLRETLRTVAVTDAGVLLRGETGTGKELAARFLHAHSLRSQNQFVAVNCAALTESLLESELFGHEKGAFTGAHRQKLGKFEYAGSGTLFLDEIGEISPHLQAKMLRVLDDRQFERVGGNKTLIVHCRVIAASNIDFAEALKAGGFREDLYYRLNVISIDLPPLKNRLQDIPILAQHFLTQKSKRHNKPAPEIAPKAMEQLQQYSWPGNIRELENIVEQAVILCRTDSIDRFPLPVQQPLPPSQETLQEGDPLQMTLKEYLATILKKSEARYFEALLKKHKGHISRTAKSAGIDRKTFYRKIAHCGIDPKAYKPQK; from the coding sequence TTGCAAAGAGAGGCGGCCCCCCGGCTTTTGCAGGACAAACCCTCTTTAAAATGTTATGATGCATTCATGCAACAAAAAATCCTGATCCTCGACCCCAGCCGGCCTTCGGTAGAAACCCTGCGGCAAACCCTCAAACATCAAAAATACGAAGTTATTGCGGGGTACACTGCCAATGAAGGGCAAAAAAGGCTGCTGGAAAAAGTTTTTCACCTGGCCCTCATCGACGAAAAAATTGTTGCAGAAAATGGACAGAAATTTCTGGACAATTTACACCGCAAATTCCCTGGCCTGCCAATCATCCTCCTCACCCGCCAGGGCTTGTCCCTCGAAATAGAAGAAAGCGCGGAAAAATCAGGTTTTCATTTGTTTCCCCGGTCCCGGGGAACGCCTGAACTGCTGGAATTGATCGCCGAGATATTCAAATGTGCGAATGCCGAGGGCGGTCATTTTGATGCCGAAACCTGGATGGAAAAACCCTTTCAACTGCTGGGAGAAAGCGCATCCATCCAAAATCTACGCGAAACCCTGCGGACGGTGGCGGTCACCGACGCCGGGGTCTTGTTGCGCGGAGAAACGGGAACCGGAAAAGAACTGGCCGCCCGTTTCCTGCACGCCCACAGCTTAAGGAGTCAGAACCAGTTTGTGGCCGTCAATTGCGCCGCTCTCACGGAATCTCTCCTTGAGAGCGAATTGTTCGGGCACGAAAAAGGCGCCTTCACCGGGGCCCATCGACAAAAACTGGGAAAATTCGAATATGCCGGTTCCGGTACGCTTTTCCTCGATGAGATTGGCGAAATCTCTCCGCATCTTCAGGCCAAAATGCTTCGCGTACTCGACGACCGGCAGTTCGAGCGGGTCGGAGGTAACAAAACCCTGATCGTTCATTGCCGGGTGATTGCCGCCTCCAACATCGATTTTGCAGAAGCCTTAAAAGCTGGGGGGTTCCGCGAAGATCTCTATTACCGGCTCAACGTCATATCCATCGACCTGCCCCCGCTGAAAAACCGCTTGCAGGATATCCCCATCCTGGCGCAGCATTTTTTGACCCAAAAATCCAAGCGCCACAACAAACCGGCGCCTGAGATCGCTCCCAAGGCTATGGAACAACTGCAGCAATATTCCTGGCCGGGAAATATAAGAGAACTGGAAAACATCGTCGAGCAGGCGGTGATCCTTTGCAGAACCGACAGCATCGACCGCTTTCCTTTGCCTGTCCAGCAGCCCCTCCCTCCCTCCCAGGAAACCCTTCAGGAAGGGGACCCTTTGCAAATGACCCTGAAAGAATACCTGGCGACGATCCTCAAAAAATCCGAAGCCCGCTACTTTGAAGCCCTGTTGAAGAAACATAAGGGCCATATTTCCCGGACCGCCAAATCCGCGGGAATCGACCGAAAAACCTTTTACCGGAAAATTGCGCATTGCGGAATCGACCCCAAAGCCTACAAGCCACAGAAATAG